The sequence TAGGCGCCCGTGGCGACCGCGACGAACGGGAAGCCGGCCGCCTCGGCCGCGACGCCGTCCGCGGGGGTGTCGCCGATGATCACGACGGGCGCGCCCGCGAGCGCGTCCGCGGCTCGACGCGTGAGGTCGCTCCGGATCCGCGCCTCGTGCCCGAAGAACGACGCCTCCCAGTCGAACAGGTCGACGTCGAGGCCCGCCCCGTCGAGCTTGTACCGGGCGCGCAGCGGCGAGTTGCCGGTGAGGAGCGCGTTCACCCAGCCGCGACCGGCCACGTCGGCGACGAGCCGCGGGACGCCCACCGGCACCTCGCGCCGCCCGGCGCCGTAGTGCTCGACGCGCGACATGCCCTCGAGCTGCTCGCGCACCGCGGCGTGCAGCGACTCCGGCAGCCCGTACAGGTGGAGCGTCTCCCAGATGATCTGGCCGTCCGTCTTCCCGTGGGCGTGCACCGTGCGGTCCTCGAGCGACTCGCCCGCCGCGAGCTCGATCGCCCGGTGGTACATGCTGCCGGCGCGCGGGCCGTTGAGCAGGAGCGTTCCGTCGACGTCCCAGAGGACGTGGAGGGGCGGGGGCGATGCGGCGTCGGTCATGGTCCCATC is a genomic window of Clavibacter capsici containing:
- a CDS encoding HAD family hydrolase, which translates into the protein MTDAASPPPLHVLWDVDGTLLLNGPRAGSMYHRAIELAAGESLEDRTVHAHGKTDGQIIWETLHLYGLPESLHAAVREQLEGMSRVEHYGAGRREVPVGVPRLVADVAGRGWVNALLTGNSPLRARYKLDGAGLDVDLFDWEASFFGHEARIRSDLTRRAADALAGAPVVIIGDTPADGVAAEAAGFPFVAVATGAYDVAQLQAPDAHAAVVVPDLASGHDEVMAYLDGLAGR